The Sulfuricurvum sp. genome includes a window with the following:
- a CDS encoding DUF445 domain-containing protein, which produces MLDKGWITNFVSLGLVGISYTVEGIAGSALRSAGLFALSGAVTNQLAIHMLFEKVPFLYGSGIILDRFESIREALKTLIMEQFFTPEKIESFVASQEKSIDLSPIIEETDFNPAYEALVKSVMESPMGGMLGMFGGEALIAKLKEPFLEKIKLSTIEIAQSESFMNALNTHLHQGSGDLSGNIESIVESRLTELTPVMIKEMIHTLIKEHLGWLVVWGGVFGGLIGLLGVFII; this is translated from the coding sequence ATGTTGGATAAAGGATGGATAACAAATTTTGTTTCATTAGGGTTAGTCGGTATATCATACACAGTGGAAGGGATAGCAGGTTCGGCATTGCGTTCGGCGGGATTATTTGCCCTCTCCGGTGCAGTGACGAATCAGCTGGCAATCCACATGCTGTTCGAAAAAGTACCGTTTTTGTACGGTTCGGGAATCATTCTTGATCGGTTTGAATCGATACGCGAAGCACTTAAAACCCTTATCATGGAGCAGTTCTTTACTCCTGAAAAGATTGAAAGCTTTGTCGCTTCCCAAGAAAAATCAATCGATTTATCGCCGATTATCGAAGAGACCGATTTTAACCCCGCGTACGAGGCACTGGTAAAAAGTGTCATGGAATCACCGATGGGGGGAATGCTGGGGATGTTCGGAGGGGAAGCGCTAATCGCTAAACTCAAAGAGCCGTTTTTGGAAAAAATCAAACTCTCCACCATCGAAATCGCACAAAGCGAATCATTTATGAATGCCCTCAATACCCATCTGCATCAGGGAAGCGGAGATTTGAGCGGTAATATCGAATCGATTGTGGAGTCACGCCTAACTGAGCTCACTCCGGTGATGATTAAAGAGATGATTCACACGCTGATCAAAGAGCATTTAGGATGGCTCGTTGTGTGGGGCGGAGTGTTTGGTGGATTGATCGGATTGCTGGGAGTATTTAT